The genomic segment GGGACTTGCTGCTTCTCTTGGAGTTTCCCAAGTGATTTTAGGAACTTCTTCTGCACCTTTGATCTTACTCGGCATCACTACCTGGGGAATCGGGATCTCATTTTCTAAAAAAGTAAGAAGATTGAATACTTATCCGGTTGGGTATTATTTTATTCTAATATTCTCTGTAGCCATAGGTTTCCTGGCAGATTTTGGAAGTTTAGTTAAGGGTGCTTCCGGTGTTCTTTTAATCGTGCTTGCAACCATGTCGATTGCGATCCTTCTTCATTTACTTTTTGGGATCTTATTTAGAATCCCTGTGGATACTTGGATTATCACTTCTGTTTCCAGTATTTATGGCCCTGCGTTTGTGCCCTCTGTTGCGGCCGCAATAGGGAATAGAGGTGTGTTGATCTTGGGAATTTTAACTGGGCTCGTCGGTTATGCTGTCGGGAATTATTTAGGTTTGGCAGTGTATTGGTTCTTGGCGAGATAGGAAAAAGAAAGCTTGCGTTGGATAATTTTCATGATTCTCTTTCCGGATGATTTCACGTTTCAACAGGTTCATAGATTGGGTACAATTAATCGGAATCACTCAAGGTCTCAATGACCAAGAGATACGCGCCATTCGTACCACTGGATCCACACAGTTCATAATATTTATAATCCCAGCTTTTCTAGCGATACCAATTTATTTCACTGAGCCCCCTGAAACACATTTATATTCCTATTCCATGCTCACCATCTTCCTGATTGCTCTTGGAGTTGCGCGGTACTTACTTACTAAGCGGAGACAAACAGCTGCAGCAGTTATGACACTTGTTGCTCTGAATTTCGAATTTACAGTTCTCACAGTAGCACAAGCGGATGACCCAGCACCGCTGGGATTTTTGGTCAGTTCTATTTTGCCGTTCCTGATGATTTTGCGAACTCGGACGAAAACTCTTTGGAGCCTTGTAATTCTTCCGGTCTTTTTTTTCTTAGCCTCTCAATATTATTATAGGGTATTTGGCGGGTCGGCGATATTCGGTCCTCCTAGATGGATTGTGCCTGCAGATTATCTGATGCCTCCTCTTGTTCTTTTGGTAATAGCTATGATTTCTATTATTTATCAGTTCGTAAAGGCGGTCAACAAAGCTGAGGACAAACTGTCTCAAGAACACGCTCAGTCTGAGAAACTTCTGCTTAATATTTTGCCGAGAGAAGTTGCAGATGAATTGAAGCAGAATGGGATCAGTAAACCTCGTCATTTTCCCTCCGCTACGGTTTGTTTCACTGATTTTGAAGGATTTACGAAAATTTCCGAATCCCTAGGGCCTAGCGAACTGGTCGCGGAGTTAGATCGATGCTTTTCCTATTTCGATAGTTTAATGGATCGATACAAGCTCGAGAAACTCAAGACCATCGGAGATAGTTATATGTTTGTGGGAGGAATTCCAAATAGCAGCTCTACTCATGCTGTGGACTGTGTTCTTGCAGCTCTCGAGATCCAAGCATTTATGAATCAAATGAAGGAAATTAAAACATCTCAGAATCTTCCATACTGGCAGCTTCGATTGGGAATTCATTCAGGAGACTTGGTGGCAGGAGTCATAGGCGAGAAGAAGTTTGCTTATGATGTTTGGAGTGATACTGTAAATACGGCGAGCAGATGTGAATCTTCGGGTGCCACAGGTAAAATCAATATTTCAGGTGCAACTTATGCGCTCGTCAAAGATTTCTTTGATTGCGAGTATCGTGGCCAAATTGCTGCAAAGCATAAGGGTAATATTGATATGTATTTTGTTCAAGGACTCTTGCCTGAATTGCATAGGGCAGGGGAGCCAAGGGTCCCAAACTCCGAATTCGAAAAACGTTACGCGGCTTTGCTATCGGGCGCAGAAAAGGCTGAAGTCGGAAATGCCGGCTAATGGGAATTTGGTTCAATTTGTTGGAATTTCAACAAGCAGGATTTATTTAAAGATTTTTTAATATTTCTCGGATCAGTTCTCCTGTATCCGTAAAACTTTGTTTTTTTAGGACCTTCTCCACTTCTTTGAGAGCTGATTTATCTTCAAATCCTAATTGAACAAGCGCTTGGACTGCAGTTTCTTTGAAACGATCTTCTGGTGAAGGAAGTCTTTCTTTGGAAGTTTCCGGGATCGATGGATCCTCCGAGCCTGCTTCTAAAAACAATTCCAGTTTTTTAAGATTTTGTTTTACTTCGAAAAATATTTTTTCAGATGTTTTGGCTCTGACTTTGGGAATTTTTTCCAAGTCTTTTGCTTCTCCCGAAGAAGCGATCTTATGTAATTCCCAGGGACTGAAGAAAGAAAGTACTTTGAGTGCAGTCATTTCTCCTATCCCATGTAGGCCCTTCATTACTTTGAAAAATTCTTTATCTCTTTCGTGTAGGAATCCAAAAAGTTTTTGGCCTCTTTCAGTAATGGAATGATGGATATGTAGCCTTACTTCTTTTGCAGAAGTTTGGAATTCTTTCAATTCCCAATAGGTCTTGAATGAGATTACGATTTCGTAAGTTACTCCGTGAACATCTAAGTTCACGGTACCTACTTCCAGTTTTCGGATGGAACCTTGTAGTCCGGAGATCATGTCGGGAAAGTTTAAAAAGTGATGCCTGCGGAGGCAATCATTTCCACAAATCCGAAGTTTTGAGTGGCTCTATCTTTAGATTTACCGTTTGTATAGATGCTTGTTAGATCTATATATCCACCTTTTGCTCCGAATTCAAAGAAGAAGGATTTGAATAAATCGATCCTAACTGCTGAATATCCGGAGACTCCGTATCCAGAAAGGTGGAATCTATTATTATGGCCTTCTCCGAAAAGTCTCACATCACTTCTGCAAACAACAGGTCCAGCTCCGACGGAACCTACTAAACTAAATGCATTCTCTCCATTTGGAGAAACCCAGAGGGGCGCTACGTAACCGAGATCAACAAATAGATAATTGAGTCCGTCAGTATGTTCGAATTTCAAGAAATCCGGAGAAATATTGACCGTCTCTCCTCCATGATATCCCGCGAATTGATTTATATTATTCGGAAATAATAATGCATAAGGAGCAGACTCGAAAGAAGTATGAAGCCTTGCCCATTCTATCGCATTAGGATCTATATATCCGCTGATGCTTGCTGCCTGCCCTCTGGACATTACATATTTCATATGATCTTGCCCAAATGCGATGAACAGATTGTCAGTGAGATAGTATGTAAGTTTGAAATTATACTGAGGGATTTCCCAGAGAGAAGGATTCAAATATACATCCGTAGAGAATCTTTCCGGTTTGTCCCTAGCAACCACATCCTTTAATGTAAAAGAATATCCAGGCCCTTTGAAGTTGATATCACTTTGGGTATAAGAATCTCTATTATATCCCCATTGGAAGGACCAGCGACCTTTTCTTTGGTCAACTCTCCTTTCTTCTTTTTTAACCTGTTCAGGCTGAGCAGTCCCTTTTGCCTGTGCAAGTTGTAATGGAGTAAGTTTTTCTTCTCCTCCTACGGCAAATAGGGAAGTGGAGAAGGTCAGTAGTATTAAGATAATATAATGGACGAAAGATGACGATTTAGTTTCGGATCTCATTTTGGACGGAAGCCTCCAGGACACAGTTCTATGCCAGAATTCAGGAATAGTTCCGGGAGGCACCTTTTTTTCTTAAGATAGAAATTTCCAAATCATTCCAAGTCTATCCCGCTTCCGATAGTCCACGGTACAATTTTGACCCCATCCTTAGTTCCCCAGGAAATTCCGTCGGATGGAGGATTGATCCCTTTTGTATCTGGAGAATTAGGGAAGGATAATCTTTGTTTGAGGTCCAACACAGGTTCCTTAGGTAGATCATCTCCTAAAGGGAATGTCCCCCAATGGATAGGAGCGAATGATTTTGCATTTAGGTCCTTAGTCGCCATCAAAGCTTCCTCGGGTCCGATATGCGCATATTTCATAAACCATCTAGGCTTATAAGCTCCGATAGGAAGAAGTGCAAGATCGACAGGTTTTCCTAAACGTTCCGAGATATTTTTGAAATGTGAAGAATATCCGGTATCCCCCGCAAAGTAGATGATCTTTCCCTGAGCTTCTAAGGAATAACTTCCCCAGAAGTATTGGTTCGTATCTGAGATTCCCATTCTGCTCCAATGATGCGCAGGAAGGAATGTGATCTTTACGGATTCTTTAGTGGTAACTTGGTCCAACTCTTGGGAAACTGTAGATCCTAAATTTTCTTCTTCCGAAAATGATTTCATTCCGGAGGGAAGAAGTATCTGCAAGTTCGGATTTTTACTTCTCAAGTAGCGTAATGTATCTCGGTCCAAATGGTCTCTATGAGCATGACTTACTACTACAAAGTCCACCGGAGGAAGATCCTCTTTTGGAATTGGAAGTTTGACTAGTCTTGTGACCAGAATAGGAGCCTCAAAGATAGGATCTGTTAGAACGTTTACCGTTTTTCCATTTTTTGTAGAAGAGATCCAAACTGTGGCATGTCCGAACCATACCACTCTTACTTTTCCCTCCGGAGCGACTAGGTCTTTAGAGTTTCTTTCCAATACTGTAGGAAGTTCTTCGGTGAGACCTTCTACTGCAGGCGGATCTTTAGGTCCCCAGAGCTTCCAACGTAATATGGCCAAGGGGGACTTTCCCTGTAATTCTTCATCCGGATCTAAATTATGATATCTACCTTCTTTATAACTGGGGGACTTTACCCTCTCTGGATCCAATGGAAAACAATAGAAAAATGAAATTGCGAGTAAGAGAGTCGCGGAATGGAATATTAAACTCATATTGTTGTTTTGGACCTCTTGTAACATTTTTGGAGCCGAATTTTTTCTAAAAGAATAGAACCTATTCAATTTATTTCTATTCTTCGGAACCGCATAAGATCGAACCATTTTTTTTTCAAACCGACCGATGTCGCCAGGCCTCAGTTCAGCAGGTTGCTTGCAGAAAATTCGGCTCTAATCCGTTCTATCCTAAATGGAAGCTTCTATACAGATCAGGGACCTACCATTTGCGAAAAATAGAATACTTTCGCTTACGGTCCTATTTTTATTTATCAGCTTCCATTTTTTGTTACCAGTGGGTCTATTATTAAGTAGTTTTCCCAATTGGGCAGCTTGGGTTTTTGCCGCAGCTTTGGGGCCGGTGTCTTATACTTTTTGGAATTTGATCCATGAAAGTATTCATGGGAACTTTTCGAACGAAAGAAAGCAGAATCATTTTTGGGGAAGATTTCTTTGTATCGTGTTCGGGGCTCCATATTCGGTTCTGAAATGTAGTCATCTGATGCATCATAAGTTCAACAGAGAACCTGGTGATCGGATCGAATTTTATGATCCAAATTCTCGAAAGCCTAGATGGTTTCAGAGTTTGAATTATTATTTCAGAATTACTGTGGCGACTTACATTTTTGAAGTAGGTTCAGGGCTTTTACTTTCTCTGCCTTCTCGTTGGACAAGGCAGACAGTGGATCGATTCATCGAGTATCCTATTGAGGAAGGTTTTTTTAAATGGATCTATCGTCCTGAAATTTTGGAAGAATTAAGAAAGGATATATTATGGATTTTGATCTTCTATATTCCTTCTTTTTGGTTGTTCGGAAGTAATTGGCCTTTGTTGGTATTCCTACTTTTAAGCAGGTCCTTTTTTATATCATTTTTCGATAATGCGTATCATTACGGGAAAGAAATTAATGATAAAAATTCGGCCTTTAATTTAACTCTACCGAAAACGGTAAGTGCGTTTTTTTTACATTTTAATTATCATAGGATTCATCATAGATTCCCGGGTTGTTCTTGGGATCGATTACCGAAACAAATGGAGGTTTGCGGAGAAACCTGGGACAAAAGTTTTATTAAACAAGCATGGAGCCAATGGGGCGGGCTCTTAGAACCTTTGGATGGAAAAATTTCTAAATAAAAAGAAAACATATGAGAACGATAATACAATCTTTCATTCACAATAGACTCTTCATGTATTTGGGAGTCATATTCATTGTTGCCGCGGGGGGAATGTCACTTTGCGGTTTGCGCAGAGATGCTTTCCCGAATGTGGATATGAAGCAGCTCGTGATTACCACAAAATTCCCGGGAGCTTCTCCTGCGGACGTGGAATTACGGGTAACGTATCCGATCGAGGAAAAGATCAAGGAGATAGACGGTATAGATGAGATCCGTTCCTTCTCCCGTAACTCCGTTTCCGATATAGATGTTCGTGTAAGCTTAGAGGAGAAAAATCCTGAAAAAGTTTTGGATGAGATCCGAAGAGCGGTAGACAATGCTATCTCCGATTTTCCTCCTCAGGTAACTGAAAAACCTAAAATTACGGAAAGAAAATCAGGTTCATTCCCGATCATGGACTTCTCCGTTTATGGCGGTAAGGACGAGATTGAACTTCATACAATCGCTGAATTTATAGAACTGGAATTGGAAAAGATCCCGGGAATCGCTAGAGTAGATGTATTCGGAAAACGTGATAGAGAATGGCATATACTTGTAAATGCAGACAGATTGAAACAATACCAATTGGATCTTTCCGATATCACAAGAACGATCCGCACTCGTAACATCAATCTTCCTGCCGGTTCCGTGGATTCTGAGAATGCATTTGATCTTAGGATAGACGGAGAATTTAAAAATCCTTCCGAGATCGGAAAAATCCCGGTTCGAACCAATGATATATTTTCCACTGTTCGTATCGGTAATCTGGCAAGGGTTGAAGATACATTCGAATATCCTAGGTTCCTTGCGATTGCAAATGGGCAGCAGGGTTTGGTTCTTTCCGTTATTAAAAAGGAAAGAGCGGATGCAATTGAAGTTGCAGATAATGTCCAGGCTCGATTAAAGGAACTTGAAAAAATTTATCCTGAAAGTATTAAAACATTCAAATTAAACGATGAAGCAAAAAGAACCAAGAATAGATTGAACGTGGTTTCTTCCAATGCTCTCATCGGGTTCTTGATCGTTTTCGGGATCTTGTTTTTATTCTTAGATTTCAGAACTGCAACTCTGACCTCTATGTCATTGCCTCTTTCGATGTTAATGACATTCGCAGCACTTCCTTTCTTTGATGTTTCCTTCAATATGATCTCTATGATGGGACTTATCATTTCCCTCGGGATGCTCGTGGATAACTCCATCGTAATTTCGGAAAATATCTATACCTATCTAGGCGAGAAAATGGACAAAACATCCGCTGCCTTGAAAGGAACCACTGAGATGTTGGTCCCGATCTTCGGATCTTATCTCACTACCGTGGCCGCATTCCTCCCTATGTTATTCATGGCGGGGATCATGGGAAAATTTATTTGGCAGATCCCGCTCGTGGTAATCATCGCATTGACTGCGAGTTTGATTGAGTCTTTCTTATTTCTTCCGGCGAGAATTGCAGCATTTGCAAAAACTCCGGATGAATTGAAGAGGACTTCCAAGTTCAGAAAATCCTTGGATGCATTCTTTGCAAGAATGGAGGAAAGGTTTGCAGACTTTGTGGCTTTTACGATCCGAAATCGAAACAAGTCCTTCTTTGCGATCATACTGATAGTGATGGGCTCCTGTGGAGTAATGTCCCAGATGGACTTTATACTTTTCCCGAAAGAGGATATCGAGATCTTCCTGATCAAAGCAGAGTTTCCTCCTTCTTCTCGTATCTTCCAAACTAGAGATAAGATGAAGTATATGGAAGAGATCTTGAAGAAGATTCCAAAAGAAGAATTGGTGAGTTATTCCACTAAGATTGGTGTACAACAAACGGATCCGGATGATCCGCTTTCCAGATTCGGAGAGAACTTGGGAGTGATCATGGTATATCTCACTCCAGAATCTAAAAGGGTGAGAAAAGCCTCCGAAATATTAGCCTCCATCGAGGATGATATCCGGAAAACTCCGGGACTTTCAGATGTATATTTGGAAGAAATGGCGATGGCACCTCCGATCGGAGCACCTATCACGATCGGTGTATTAGGAAAAGATTATGAAGTCCTTAAGAAAGTTTCCGCTGATCTGCAATCCTTCTTAAAAGGAATTAAAGGTGTTCATTCTGTTCGAGATGATTATCGTAATGGACGAAAACAGATGTACATCCAGCTCGACGAGGGACTGGAAAGTTTTACTGGAGTGTCTACCTTCTCCGCCGCAAATATGCTTAGAACAGCATACGATGGAGAAAGAGCAGGTAATGTTCGCCAAGGTAAAACCAAAATTTATCTGAGAGTAATGTATGATAAGAACTTCCGTAAAAATCCGGAAGAAGTCAAAAGTATTCCTCTTAGGAACAAGGCTGGAAATATTACCAACCTGGCAAAAATTTCCAGAATGGATCTAAAAGATTCCCCTGAATTACTTTCTCATAGGGATTTTGAAAGAGCTGTCACTGTGAATGCTGATATCAAGATCGAAACAGGTATGACTTCGAGAGAAGCAAACCAAAAGGTAATCGACGAGTTCAAACCTTTGATCGAAAGACAATATCCTGGAGTTTCCATCGTATTCGGAGGAGAGGAGAAAGACACGCAAAGATCTATGGCCTCTCTCGGAAAAGCAGGACTCATTGCGTTACTCGGGATCTTTATCATTCTTGCATTAACTTTGCAGAATGTTGTAAGGCCTATACTGATCTTGAGCACAATACCTCTTGGATTTGTGGGGATCGTAGCGGGTTTTGTATTATCCGGAAAAGCATTCAGCTTCTTAGCTATGATCGGTATCATTGGACTCGCCGGAGTTTTGGTAAACGCATCCATCGTGCTTGTGGATTGTATAGATTCTATACGCAAATCTTCCAATGCACCTTTGGATGAGATCTTACTCGAAGCGAGCCGCAGAAGGTTCCGCCCAATCTTGCTGACTACATTGACTACCGTTGCGGGACTTCTTCCTACAGCGTATAGTGTGGGTGGATCGGATCCGGTATTGATCCCTATGACATTAGCATTAGGTTGGGGACTTGGCTTCGGAACTCTGGGAAGTTTACTCTATGTTCCTGTAACACTTTCGGTGTTTTCAAATTTGAGAGCAAAGTTAGGATTTAAAACAAAGCCTGAGCCTAAGCATCATTAATAAAAAGGAGCACAGAGTTTTTTCACGCTAAGGCGCTAAGAAAAGAAGATATAGTTTGCCAAATTACAAAAACCTCTTCTAAACTTTGCGGCTTTGCGTGAGCCTTGCCTCCGTGTTCTCTGTATGAAACTTTTAGACTTAAAGTTTATTCTGTTCTTCAAAAATTGCTTCGAGTTCTGCGATCGCTTCAAAGTCTTTCGGACGACCGCTTGCTTTTTTAAGCTCAATCAATTTTTTCAATCCGATACCAGCGTTTTCGAGTAACTCAAGGATCTTCTCAAATTTTGTCATTTATGAGATTGCATCCATTTCTTTCCGGCTCGTTTCACTTCTTCGGCAACTAGTTGGAGTTCCTCTAATTTCCGAATACGTTCAGTCGGGGTTAACTTTAGATTCTCTCGGATTAAGGTTCTATCTATATCTTTCTTATACAGATTTATAATTTCTTGGATGGAATCTTTCTCGGACATAGGAAACTTTATCCTTAAGATACCTTAGGATATAGACTGGAAAAGCCTTTTTTAATTCTCTTGCCTCCGTGTCCGGTCGGATCAATCTGTCCAGAAAATGGCGTACGAGCATAAGAATATCCTGGATACGGACCAGTTCTCCAAAGAGGATCTGGACTTTTTAGTCGAGAGAACTCGAGAGATGGAAAGGCTGGTGGAGCAAAATAAGGCCTTTGGAATTTTAGAAGGCAAACTTCTGGCTTCTCTTTTTTTCGAAGCTTCTACAAGGACCAGACTTTCATTCGAAGCTGCCATGGAAAGATTGGGTGGAAGGGTAATCTCCACTGTAGGTTTCCAATTTTCTTCCATCTCAAAGGGCGAGACCTTATACGATACCATGAAAATGGTAGAAGCTTATGCAGACATCGCGGTGATCCGACATCCTGTGGAAGGTTCCTCCAGAATTGCAGCCGGTGCGGTCAAAATCCCAGTCATCAACGCGGGAGATGGAGCAGGTCAACATCCCACCCAAGCGCTTCTGGATCTATATACGATCATTTCCGAAAAAGGAAAATTGGACGGGCTCACTCTTGCATTCATTGGCGATCTGAAATATGGAAGAACGATCCATAGTTTGATCAATCTTCTACGCCATTATAAAGTTCATCTTTACTTGATTTCTCCTCCGGAACTTTCTCTTCCTGAGTCTTATAAGAAGGGGCTTGCAGGATTTCCTATCACTTTCGAAGAATCTGACGATATCAAAAAAGTTTGGGAATGCGATATTGCTTATGTGACTCGCATCCAAGAAGAAAGATTTCCGGACCATAAAGAATACGAAAGATTAAAAGAATCCTTCAAGTTGAACAAAGAATTGATACTCGCATCTAAAAAAGAAACTACAGTACTTCATCCTCTTCCAAGAGTGAATGAACTCTCTACAGATGTGGATGATCTTCCGAACGCAGCGTACTTTCGTCAGGCAAAGTATGGAGTAGTAAGCAGAATGACGTTACTCTGTCTTTCCCTGGGCGTTCGTTTTTAAACGGAGTAGAATGGAACGTAAGATCTGGACATACGAAGAAGCACGTAAAATTCTACCCTATGTCCGGTCCATCACGGAAGAATTTTACGAAACCGTTGGAAAGGTTCACCAAGAACTGAAAAACGGTTTATACCAAGAGAATGAACAAGAAGCCAGAGAAACCAAAGTTGAAGAACTATTGGTAGAATGGTCCGGAAAGATCCGGGAACTTGGTATAGAAGTCAAAGGGCTTTGGCTTGTAGACTTCGACAACGGAAAAGGTTATTATTGTTGGCATCTGGGAGAAGAGGATCTTCTTTTCGAACACGGATACGACGAGGGTTTTGCAGGACGCAAACCGATCCAAAACATAGACGAGGATTACGAATAATTCAATGGCGAATATAAACGAAAATTATCTGAAATTAAAAGCGGGATATCTTTTCCCGGAGATCGCAAGAAGAGTAAAAGTTTATTCTGAAAAACATCCAAACGCAAAGATTATCCGACTAGGAATTGGAGACGTTACTCTTCCTTTGGCTCCATCCGTCGTGGATGCACTTGTTTCTTCTTCAAAAGAAATGGGAACTCCGGAAGGATTCCATGGATATGGGCCTGAACAAGGATATTCTTTCCTACTCAAGGCGATCGCAGATAATGATTATGCTCCTCTTGGTGTAAAACTGGATGAGAGCGAAATTTTCGTATCCGACGGATCCAAATGTGACTGCGGAAATATCCAAGAAATATTCTCTACAGATGCAAAGATCGCGATCGGAGATCCTGTATATCCAGTATATGTGGACACGAACGTAATGGCAGGAAGAACTGGGGAAGCAGGACCGGACGGAAGATACGCCAACCTGATCTATATGCCTTCTACAAAAGAGAATGGATTCCAACCGGATTTCCCTAAAGAAAGGCCGGACCTAATCTATTTATGTTTTCCTAATAATCCAACCGGAACTGTGGCTTCGAAAGAATCCCTAAAAGCTTGGGTGGAATACGCTAAAAAGAATAATAGTATCATTCTTTATGATTCTGCATATGAGGCATTTATCTCTGAACCGGGAGTTCCAAGATCTATTTACGAGGTAGAAGGAGCAAGAGAGGTCGCAATAGAATTCCGCTCCTTCTCCAAAACCGCAGGATTTACAGGACTTCGTTGTGCTTATATAGTAATTCCTAAAGAATTAAAAGGAAAAACAAAGGACGGCCAGGAAGTTTCTATAGGTCAACTTTGGAGCAGAAGACATACCACTAAATTCAACGGCGTTTCTTACGTGACCCAAAAAGCGGCCGAGGCGATCTATTCTCCTCAGGGAAAAAAAGAGATCCGAGCAAGCATCGATACTTATATGGCTAATGCCAAATTGATCCGAGAGGGACTCATCAAAGCAGGATACGAAGTATTCGGTGGGGTGAATGCTCCTTATATCTGGCTCAAAACTCCTAATAATCTTAGCTCTTGGGACTTCTTCGACCAATTATTAGACAAGGCTCAGGTGGTAGGAACTCCAGGCTCCGGTTTCGGACCTGCGGGAGAAGGTTATTTCAGACTTTCCGCCTTCGGGAAAAAAGACGACGTGATCGAAGCAATCCGTCGAATTAGCGCTCTGTAATCAGGGCGCTTTTTCCTCAAAAAAAAGAGAATATACATTTCGAGACCCTGCCGATAGACTACTAGTAGGGAAAGCTATGGGTTCGAAATATACACGCATTCTTCTTTTTATATTCGCTGCGGCGCCGATTTTTTTCACGGATAGGACTTATGCAGTTTCTCCCGATCAAACGAATCTCGCGATCCTGATTGATGAGAATAAGATAAACATAAAGTTCATCAATATCTGCGTGAGTAATCTTGCGCCACCTTTGGAAGAAGGTGCAGGGCCTAAATCCCAGGCCGGAGTGGCAACTGCAGCGGAGAATGCGCAATCTGGTCAAACTGCAACCGCAAGTGGACAAACTGAACTTTTCAAAAAACTGAATACTATAGACAATTATAGATCGTTCAAGAAGGCAAACCAAGCTGACTTCAATGGGAATATGTGGTATTTCCAAAGTAACTACAGTTTATCTTATAAAAACCTAAAGTCCGCGCAAGGAGAGATGAAGGACATCTTCCAAGTAGTTCACGAAAATTATATCAAAACTGCTCGTATACTTTTAGAAGCCGCTTCTCCAATGATCATTCGTTCTAATGATAAGATCGCGCAACATTTATTGAAGCTTGGATTTAGAGATCTAAAATCCTCCGAAGATAATTTTACCACTGCATATAATTCTTCTCCTTACCAATTCAGAGTGAAACTTGTACTTTTTGGAGAAGGTATCAAGATCGCAAGAAGGGCCAGAAGATTTGCACTTCTCGCAATGATCGCAGCGAAAACTCCGAACGACGACAAGCGCGAATTCCAATTC from the Leptospira andrefontaineae genome contains:
- a CDS encoding adhesin OmpL37 family surface protein: MGSKYTRILLFIFAAAPIFFTDRTYAVSPDQTNLAILIDENKINIKFINICVSNLAPPLEEGAGPKSQAGVATAAENAQSGQTATASGQTELFKKLNTIDNYRSFKKANQADFNGNMWYFQSNYSLSYKNLKSAQGEMKDIFQVVHENYIKTARILLEAASPMIIRSNDKIAQHLLKLGFRDLKSSEDNFTTAYNSSPYQFRVKLVLFGEGIKIARRARRFALLAMIAAKTPNDDKREFQFVNLDEVRNIAEKENISDYDRIRNTLIDYIDNELLSPKIAPPGEGKDNPVDLLEVHDDNYSFITNGRVSFLEKSNEEIRVDDINKIEALPPVPAQGGNK
- a CDS encoding LL-diaminopimelate aminotransferase produces the protein MANINENYLKLKAGYLFPEIARRVKVYSEKHPNAKIIRLGIGDVTLPLAPSVVDALVSSSKEMGTPEGFHGYGPEQGYSFLLKAIADNDYAPLGVKLDESEIFVSDGSKCDCGNIQEIFSTDAKIAIGDPVYPVYVDTNVMAGRTGEAGPDGRYANLIYMPSTKENGFQPDFPKERPDLIYLCFPNNPTGTVASKESLKAWVEYAKKNNSIILYDSAYEAFISEPGVPRSIYEVEGAREVAIEFRSFSKTAGFTGLRCAYIVIPKELKGKTKDGQEVSIGQLWSRRHTTKFNGVSYVTQKAAEAIYSPQGKKEIRASIDTYMANAKLIREGLIKAGYEVFGGVNAPYIWLKTPNNLSSWDFFDQLLDKAQVVGTPGSGFGPAGEGYFRLSAFGKKDDVIEAIRRISAL
- a CDS encoding DUF2203 domain-containing protein, which encodes MERKIWTYEEARKILPYVRSITEEFYETVGKVHQELKNGLYQENEQEARETKVEELLVEWSGKIRELGIEVKGLWLVDFDNGKGYYCWHLGEEDLLFEHGYDEGFAGRKPIQNIDEDYE